In one Dreissena polymorpha isolate Duluth1 chromosome 7, UMN_Dpol_1.0, whole genome shotgun sequence genomic region, the following are encoded:
- the LOC127839296 gene encoding disabled homolog 2-interacting protein-like isoform X14 gives MLLIQKIRVNLKIVNRRRRRSVISSRLKNSQSHESLLTSHVTPLHSIDLTGSDMEIRPLHSSILSQEHCLQVSTMHGRKFISCRTAEEREKWMLSLRKTANPQQENTRRCESSLKVWVQEAKNVPSKRRYFCEVLLDKTLYARTSIKTMGDMLFWGEQFEFNNLPAVEYLVVNLYREGDQKKKKKEFNTLVGYTKIPITDVSNNRQYVERWFNTSSGTVGKGGKENKTDLPLIRLKVRHQNVEILPVRLYSDLSQYIGDNYIVLCEQLEPIVNIRDKEELATTLIKVMQKLEKATDFLREVVMSEVLRLDNSHLTFRGNSLATKSMEAYMKIVGEKYLSDTLGEFVRNIIHSEDDCEVDPTRVAMPHFLQRQQTNLRMYCDMAWTKIITSSSFFPSELRNVFTCFRHRCVEENKGDLSENLISGSIFLRFLCPAILSPSLFHLTQEFPTERAARNLTLIAKTIQTLANFSKFGGKEDYMTFMNDFVEEEWTNMKDFLTKISSPDENDNYTEYDGYIDMGKELSMLHSQIEATLEKAPQETLDSLGNLPKILAQVNNDLKDPNVNQRNKPQNRKSQQYDNLVNIQAHIDLTTTPTELLRDMLKQCGGESPTNSNLFVNRGTESPNGSIDNECESCDSRLTDDSASSTSKNEIHRSEVANVSVTSRSNVSESRVNKSWSQMVSAAEVVNGEFIDLITFMDEEGNHSVDSEGNGNGSQMSISQMSTMASSGYQSFGYSQSSSPIDHDKQEVTPPEPRKTQQYTHNSNYTHSTPLSFSNPMYRLNNRGVSVSSHSRKTSSPIQKVSSNSSLSSEGETQTVTTISPVRSEQLRCKDLNKPLVLHSFNSSSTDSVTERERITQSVSNNNVCYSDSSVDSSRVVQTSFSNNNVSSITMEINTKPRHSQSNNSLSAKTKSSLVNGNSYSSSEGTRKFSLELRGSSSPVLSHSARSTSSSATSSSYTTTYYNTIGSTPRRGHELSNSVDFASMSKSQFSTHGHSDQMRRTATDTSISQHGASSTSEGSSVSSSTRSITSPDDSSLFRRLSAQNAVHMGIRSVQRRIHEQEKSKQEYEQEVTVLKQQLLEAQERLKQAEERLQEQETDTEWQHRLRESEERMRRQQAEKDDQMKTIIQRLMHVEEELREEQEEMQKTVAQKQQVIEAQERRIQSLNVENSQLILTLNQLKEHYSATAAKNGLVPPLKTKLADVSQFKTSSC, from the exons GTCTGTGATCAGTTCGCGGCTGAAAAACTCGCAGTCCCATGAGTCCCTGCTCACCTCTCACGTCACTCCGCTGCACTCCATCGACCTGACGGGGTCCGACATGGAGATCCGACCCCTGCACAGCAGCATCCTCTCGCAGGAACACTGCCTCCAGGTTTCCACAATGCACGGACGAAAGTTCATCTCCTGCAGAACTGCTGAAGAACGGGAGAAATGGATGCTGAG TTTAAGGAAGACTGCCAATCCTCAGCAAGAAAACACCAGACGATGTGAGTCCTCCCTGAAAGTTTGGGTGCAGGAAGCCAAGAATGTTCCGTCCAAGAGAAG ATACTTCTGTGAAGTGTTGTTGGACAAGACATTATATGCAAGGACATCCATAAAGACCATGGGGGACATGCTGTTTTGGGGGGAACAGTTTGAATTCAA CAACTTGCCTGCAGTTGAATATCTCGTGGTGAACCTGTACAGGGAGGGAGAccagaagaagaaaaagaaagaatTCAACACATTAGTCGGTTACACGAAAATACCCATCACAGATGTTAGTAACAACCGACAGTATGTGGAACGATG GTTCAACACTAGTTCTGGTACTGTGGGCAAGGGAGGTAAGGAGAACAAGACTGATCTCCCTTTGATCCGACTGAAAGTGCGTCACCAGAATGTGGAAATCCTTCCCGTGAGGCTGTACAGTGACCTGTCTCAG TACATTGGTGACAACTACATCGTCCTGTGTGAGCAGTTGGAGCCTATAGTGAATATCCGTGACAAGGAGGAGCTTGCAACAACGCTCATCAAGGTTATGCAGAAGCTTGAAAAGGCCACAGACTTCCTGCGTGAGGTCGTCATGTCCGAAGTTTTACGCTTAG ATAACTCTCATCTCACATTTAGAGGTAACAGCCTGGCCACAAAGTCGATGGAAGCCTACATGAAAATTGTGGGCGAAAAG TACCTGAGCGACACGTTGGGTGAATTTGTTCGCAACATAATCCACTCAGAGGATGATTGTGAGGTGGACCCAACGCGAGTTGCCATGCCACATTTTTTACAACGGCAACAGACCAACCTCCGAATGTACTGTGATATGGCATGGACGAAAATCATCACTTCGTCATCATTCTTTCCAAG CGAGCTACGAAACGTGTTCACGTGTTTTCGACACCGATGCGTAGAAGAAAACAAAGGGGATCTGAGTGAAAACCTCATCAGTGGATCGATTTTCTTGCGATTTCTCTGCCCCGCCATTTTGTCTCCGAGCCTGTTCCACCTGACGCAGGAGTTCCCCACAGAGAGGGCGGCTAGAAACCTGACCCTGATCGCTAAAACTATACAGACACTGGCAAACTTCTCCAA GTTTGGAGGTAAGGAAGATTACATGACCTTCATGAACGACTTTGTGGAAGAGGAGTGGACCAACATGAAAGATTTCCTGACCAAGATCTCT TCACCCGATGAGAATGACAACTACACGGAATACGACGGGTATATAGATATGGGCAAAGAGCTCTCCATGTTACATTCACAAATAGAGGCAACCTTGGAGAAGGCTCCACAG GAGACCCTAGACAGCCTGGGCAACCTTCCCAAGATTCTGGCTCAGGTCAATAATGACTTGAAAGACCCCAACGTGAACCAACGAAATAAACCACAAAACCGAAAGAGCCAACAGTACGACAACCTAGTGAACATTCAGGCTCACATTGACCTTACCACGACCCCTACAGAGTTGCTAAGGGATATGTTAAAACAGTGTGGTGGGGAGTCCCCAACAAACTCAAACTTGTTCGTGAACAGGGGAACAGAATCTCCTAACGGCAGCATTGACAACGAGTGCGAGTCGTGCGATTCCAGGCTCACCGATGACAGTGCAAGTTCAACCTCAAAAAATGAAATTCACAGGTCGGAAGTTGCAAACGTTTCTGTTACGAGCCGATCAAACGTGAGCGAATCTCGTGTGAATAAGTCGTGGAGTCAGATGGTGAGTGCGGCGGAGGTTGTCAATGGTGAGTTTATCGACCTGATCACCTTCATGGATGAAGAAGGGAACCATTCTGTAGACTCTGAGGGCAATGGTAATGGTTCCCAGATGTCGATAAGTCAAATGTCAACAATGGCATCGTCTGGGTATCAATCGTTCGGTTACAGCCAGTCAAGTTCTCCTATAGATCATGACAAACAGGAGGTCACCCCTCCAGAACCCCGCAAGACGCAGCAATACACGCACAATAGCAACTATACGCATTCAACTCCATTGTCTTTCTCTAATCCCATGTACAGACTAAACAACAGGGGTGTATCTGTCTCTAGTCACAGCAGGAAAACGTCGTCACCCATTCAGAAAGTCTCAAGTAATAGCTCTTTGAGTAGTGAGGGGGAGACGCAAACAGTGACCACCATCAGTCCAGTCAGATCAGAACAGTTGAGATGTAAAGATCTTAATAAACCACTCGTCCTTCATTCGTTCAACTCTAGCAGTACGGACTCCGTAACGGAGCGAGAAAGAATCACCCAAAGtgtttcaaataacaatgtgtGCTATTCAGACTCGAGTGTTGATAGCAGTCGTGTGGTGCAGACCAGTTTTTCGAACAACAATGTTTCTTCAATAACGATGGAAATTAACACCAAACCGCGACACTCTCAATCGAATAACAGTTTAAGTGCTAAAACAAAATCATCATTGGTGAATGGTAACTCATATTCATCGAGTGAAGGAACGCGCAAATTTTCGTTGGAATTACGTGGTTCTTCAAGTCCCGTGTTGTCTCATAGTGCTCGATCAACATCAAGTTCTGCCACATCATCCTCATACACTACAACTTACTACAACACTATTGGCAGTACGCCAAGGCGTGGACATGAACTCTCTAACAGTGTTGACTTTGCATCCATGTCAAAATCGCAATTTTCTACACATGGACACTCTGATCAGATGCGTAGAACTGCGACGGATACAAGTATCTCTCAGCACGGTGCCTCTTCAACTAGCGAAGGCTCTTCAGTCTCGTCCTCTACCAGGAGCATTACCTCCCCTGACGACAGCTCTCTGTTCAGGAGGTTGTCCGCCCAGAATGCAGTTCACATGGGAATACGATCCGTCCAGCGGCGTATACACGAACAGGAGAAAAGTAAACAAGAG TACGAACAGGAGGTGACAGTCCTGAAGCAGCAGCTACTGGAGGCACAGGAGAGACTGAAGCAGGCAGAGGAGAGGCTACAGGAACAGGAGACGGACACGGAGTGGCAGCACAGGCTGCGGGAGAGTGAGGAGAGGATGCGCAGGCAGCAGGCTGAGAAGGATGACCAGATGAAGACCATCATTCAAAG